A single genomic interval of uncultured Sunxiuqinia sp. harbors:
- a CDS encoding UvrD-helicase domain-containing protein, with amino-acid sequence MSKLKVYKASAGSGKTFRLALEYLKIALASEWNYKNILAVTFTNKATTEMKERIIEELYVLSKKQPSAYLPLLIKEMKLGEVEIADRARICLKRILHDYSRFSISTIDSFFQRVIKSFNRELGINTAYQVDLEDNLILEEAVDELLLSIEENPELLEWLKKFANEKIREGGGWNLKNDILKLGVQIYNETFKALNKTLHEKINDKQFISTYKTELNTIIYQFESNLKRIGRAGLQMMQQYGVSVDDFKYKKTGASASFQRLVDLNLDSWPGKRVIEAADDPEVWTKKNDEANVLEAAAELQLLLCEAVEYYFKKLHEYNSAKLIVNQLYTLGILVDLQAMVRKVTQEKGVVLISDSGTLLKSIIDDSDAPFIYEKTGVFYNHFMIDEFQDTSGLQWGNFRPLIGNSLAEDNLGMVVGDVKQAIYRWRNGDWNLLAQDVNNQFLANGVEEETLQMNWRSTGNVIRFNNRIFQILPQIFQQHVNNELEENRLKGTSMTEQVEKIYSQSLQQIANAKTADSGAVRMRFFDKPKDEEKESLLETVLDELVARIKEVQDTGAGAREIAILVRKKDEAKLIADRLLKEKSANEPDYNFNILSSESLYVKNSSAVSFVLALLQLLADPNDAVALALANHLYYSELFDQLQIIHRVPDLATPGADQLSIGFGSLNKPDRTSWFEKLKDDKNILSDFLNSAYFSETLSGRNIQEIIFKICEFFNLFELQEELAYLQAFIDQVATFMKNRTTDIAAFLIWWNEQGQKKTIAVSEALDAIRIQTIHKAKGLEYNYVFIPFCDWKIEVSAQHTPMLWCRPKLPPFDQLELVPVKFEKRMGESIFFEEYFQEKISNYIDNLNMLYVAFTRARTALFTWSVTSGKFGNIADVLLQSMRKTDHFKGQGETDLFSDLNEHFDEDTLSFTYGEITTSTKRKEIKDNRLQLNEFRFVDFHDYLNLRKRNEHFFCRRRTSINKN; translated from the coding sequence ATGTCGAAATTAAAAGTTTACAAAGCTTCAGCAGGTTCCGGAAAAACCTTTCGTTTGGCATTGGAGTACCTGAAAATCGCACTGGCGAGTGAATGGAACTACAAAAATATCCTGGCGGTAACCTTTACCAATAAGGCAACCACCGAAATGAAGGAGCGGATAATTGAGGAGCTGTACGTGTTGTCGAAAAAGCAACCGTCGGCGTATTTGCCTTTGCTGATAAAAGAGATGAAACTGGGAGAGGTAGAAATCGCTGATCGTGCCCGCATCTGTTTAAAGCGTATTTTACACGATTATTCGCGTTTTTCAATCAGCACTATCGACAGCTTTTTTCAACGTGTCATTAAGTCGTTCAACCGGGAGTTGGGTATCAATACGGCTTATCAAGTTGATTTGGAAGATAACCTGATTTTGGAAGAGGCTGTTGATGAATTGCTGCTTTCGATTGAAGAAAATCCGGAATTACTGGAGTGGCTGAAAAAATTTGCCAATGAGAAGATTCGCGAGGGTGGTGGCTGGAACCTGAAAAATGATATTCTCAAACTGGGGGTGCAGATATACAATGAAACATTCAAAGCATTGAATAAAACTTTGCATGAAAAAATTAATGACAAGCAATTTATTAGTACCTATAAAACCGAACTTAACACAATCATCTATCAATTTGAAAGTAACCTGAAACGAATTGGACGGGCAGGACTACAAATGATGCAGCAATATGGCGTTTCAGTAGATGATTTTAAGTACAAGAAAACCGGCGCCTCAGCTTCTTTTCAGCGGTTGGTTGATTTGAATCTGGATAGCTGGCCCGGTAAACGGGTTATTGAAGCAGCCGATGATCCGGAGGTGTGGACAAAGAAAAATGACGAAGCGAATGTGTTGGAAGCTGCCGCCGAATTGCAGTTGTTATTGTGCGAGGCCGTTGAGTATTATTTCAAAAAGTTGCACGAGTACAACAGTGCAAAATTGATTGTCAATCAGCTATACACGCTGGGTATTTTGGTCGACTTGCAGGCCATGGTTCGCAAAGTAACCCAGGAAAAAGGAGTGGTTCTGATTTCGGATTCGGGCACCTTGCTGAAGAGTATTATTGACGATTCGGATGCGCCGTTTATCTATGAGAAAACCGGCGTTTTTTATAATCACTTTATGATTGATGAATTTCAAGATACCTCAGGTTTGCAGTGGGGGAATTTCAGACCATTAATTGGGAACTCACTAGCTGAAGATAATCTGGGAATGGTTGTGGGAGATGTGAAACAGGCGATTTATCGCTGGCGAAATGGAGATTGGAATTTGCTGGCACAGGATGTAAACAATCAGTTTCTTGCAAATGGGGTGGAAGAGGAGACCCTGCAAATGAACTGGCGCAGCACCGGAAATGTCATCCGATTTAACAACCGTATTTTTCAGATATTGCCACAAATCTTTCAGCAACACGTTAATAATGAGCTGGAGGAAAACAGGTTGAAAGGTACATCGATGACCGAACAGGTTGAAAAAATATATAGCCAAAGCCTGCAACAAATTGCGAATGCAAAAACAGCCGACAGCGGAGCTGTTCGCATGCGTTTTTTTGATAAACCTAAAGATGAAGAAAAGGAAAGCTTACTCGAAACTGTTTTAGATGAGCTGGTTGCTCGTATTAAAGAAGTGCAGGATACTGGCGCCGGTGCTCGCGAAATAGCTATATTGGTGCGTAAAAAAGACGAAGCCAAATTAATTGCAGATCGTTTGCTAAAAGAAAAATCAGCTAATGAGCCTGATTATAATTTCAATATTCTATCCAGCGAATCACTGTATGTAAAAAACTCGTCAGCCGTTAGTTTTGTGCTTGCTTTGCTGCAATTATTAGCCGATCCGAACGACGCGGTGGCTCTGGCCCTTGCCAATCATTTATACTACAGTGAACTGTTTGATCAGCTTCAAATCATTCATAGAGTCCCTGACTTGGCAACGCCAGGGGCTGATCAGTTAAGCATTGGTTTTGGTTCATTGAACAAGCCGGATCGAACCAGTTGGTTTGAAAAATTAAAAGATGATAAGAATATTCTATCTGATTTTCTGAATAGCGCCTACTTTTCAGAAACACTTAGCGGACGGAATATTCAGGAGATTATTTTTAAAATTTGTGAGTTTTTCAATTTGTTTGAATTGCAGGAAGAATTGGCTTATCTGCAAGCATTTATCGATCAGGTGGCCACCTTTATGAAAAACAGAACGACTGATATTGCTGCTTTTCTGATTTGGTGGAATGAGCAAGGCCAGAAAAAGACCATTGCCGTTTCTGAAGCGCTGGATGCCATTCGCATACAAACGATTCATAAGGCTAAGGGATTGGAGTATAATTATGTGTTTATTCCTTTCTGCGATTGGAAAATTGAGGTTTCGGCACAACATACACCCATGTTATGGTGCCGCCCTAAACTTCCGCCATTCGACCAGCTGGAGTTAGTTCCTGTTAAATTTGAAAAACGAATGGGCGAATCCATCTTTTTTGAAGAATATTTTCAGGAAAAAATAAGCAATTACATCGATAACTTAAATATGCTTTATGTGGCTTTTACGCGAGCCCGAACAGCTTTATTTACTTGGTCGGTAACTTCTGGGAAGTTTGGCAATATTGCCGATGTTTTACTTCAATCAATGCGAAAGACTGATCATTTTAAAGGTCAAGGCGAAACAGACCTTTTTAGTGATCTGAATGAGCACTTCGATGAAGATACACTTTCTTTTACCTACGGGGAGATTACAACTTCAACTAAACGAAAAGAAATAAAAGACAATCGGCTGCAATTGAATGAATTTCGGTTTGTCGATTTTCATGACTATTTGAACCTTCGAAAGCGAAATGAGCATTTTTTTTGTAGAAGGCGAACTAGCATCAACAAAAATTAA
- a CDS encoding Dna2/Cas4 domain-containing protein — protein MSIFFVEGELASTKINQGRIFHEVLANISGVNDLDSAVNDLVFKGVIATAEGERMKIKLKELVTDPEVSNWFDGTFRVMNERSILTGTKLKRPDRIMQNDNEVIVVDYKSGEKELDKYHYQVGNYVKVLKRCGYKNVTGYIWYTQTNKRVKIEG, from the coding sequence ATGAGCATTTTTTTTGTAGAAGGCGAACTAGCATCAACAAAAATTAATCAGGGCCGGATTTTTCATGAAGTGCTTGCTAATATCTCAGGAGTGAACGATTTGGATTCAGCAGTCAATGATTTGGTATTTAAAGGTGTAATTGCTACTGCCGAAGGCGAAAGGATGAAAATCAAATTAAAAGAACTAGTCACAGATCCCGAGGTGTCTAATTGGTTTGATGGTACTTTTAGGGTGATGAATGAACGTTCGATATTGACCGGCACCAAGCTAAAACGCCCGGATCGTATCATGCAAAATGATAACGAAGTGATTGTTGTGGATTATAAATCGGGCGAGAAAGAATTGGACAAATATCACTATCAAGTCGGCAATTATGTGAAAGTGCTTAAACGATGTGGTTACAAGAATGTGACCGGCTATATTTGGTACACACAAACCAATAAGCGTGTAAAAATAGAAGGATAA
- a CDS encoding AMP-binding protein: MKTIIELFETSVKKYSENIYLWEKKDGEYQGTTYKQTREEVLKLAAGFFAMGVKKGERIGLVAEGRNEWIISELGMLYVGAVNVPLSVKLETGELKFRLAHSGARMVIASKGQIDKIEAIRSELPNLEKVIYLDHKENAGENDIQYADIIENGIAFLEEKPEELEASYNGIQPNDLANISYTSGTTADPKGIMLSHLNYAANTIQSNTLMNITSEWKTLAFLPWDHSFAHTACLYCLMSNGASIASLEVGKTPMETLKNIPKNIQEIKPYILMSVPAVAKNFKKGIETNIRQKGKTIEKLFNHALEIAYKYNGFGHDRGKGMRFMYKPLLAFYDKILFSKIREGFGGNLKLFIGGGALLDIELQRFFYAVGMPMCQGYGLSEASPVISSNALHAIKFGSSGKPVKHMKLKIVDNEGNELAAGEKGEIIIQGDNVMLGYWNNPQATAETIKDGWLYTGDMGYVDTDGFLYVLGRFKSLLIGNDGEKFSPEGIEEAFVDQSKFIDQCMLYNNQNPYTSGMIVPNISAINLELKQQGIRPGTEEGNKTSIRIIQDELNKYRTGGEYEEMFPQRWLPATVVILPEAFTEQNHLLNSLLKMVRGKIYDYFADELEFLYKPESKNMINDKNIEAVNKWNH, encoded by the coding sequence ATGAAAACAATTATTGAGCTCTTCGAAACGAGTGTAAAGAAATACTCTGAAAATATTTACTTGTGGGAGAAGAAAGATGGAGAATATCAAGGAACAACCTACAAACAAACCCGGGAAGAAGTTCTAAAACTTGCTGCTGGTTTTTTTGCAATGGGAGTAAAAAAAGGAGAACGTATCGGACTGGTTGCTGAAGGACGAAATGAATGGATTATCAGCGAATTGGGTATGCTTTATGTCGGCGCTGTTAACGTGCCTCTGTCGGTTAAGCTTGAAACAGGAGAGCTAAAATTTCGTTTAGCGCACTCCGGAGCCCGAATGGTGATCGCTTCAAAAGGACAAATCGATAAAATAGAGGCAATACGAAGTGAGCTTCCGAATCTTGAAAAAGTGATCTATCTCGATCATAAGGAGAATGCCGGGGAAAATGATATTCAATATGCTGATATTATTGAAAATGGTATCGCATTTTTAGAGGAAAAACCGGAAGAGCTAGAAGCGAGTTACAACGGAATTCAACCAAACGATTTGGCAAATATTTCCTATACTTCAGGTACAACTGCCGACCCCAAAGGAATCATGCTGTCTCACTTGAACTATGCAGCCAATACGATTCAATCTAACACCTTAATGAATATTACATCTGAATGGAAAACACTGGCATTTTTACCGTGGGACCACTCATTTGCACACACGGCTTGCCTGTACTGTTTAATGTCGAATGGTGCAAGTATAGCCTCTCTTGAGGTGGGAAAAACGCCAATGGAAACACTGAAAAACATCCCTAAAAACATTCAGGAAATTAAGCCCTACATCCTGATGAGCGTGCCGGCGGTTGCGAAAAATTTCAAAAAAGGAATTGAAACCAACATCCGCCAAAAAGGCAAAACAATTGAAAAGCTTTTTAATCATGCATTGGAGATTGCCTATAAATACAATGGTTTTGGTCACGACAGGGGTAAAGGAATGCGTTTTATGTATAAGCCATTGTTGGCTTTTTATGATAAAATTTTGTTTTCAAAAATACGTGAAGGATTTGGTGGTAATCTGAAACTTTTTATTGGTGGCGGTGCCCTTTTAGATATTGAATTACAGCGTTTTTTCTATGCTGTCGGCATGCCTATGTGCCAGGGCTACGGCTTATCAGAAGCTTCGCCAGTTATATCTTCAAACGCTTTACATGCGATCAAATTTGGTTCATCGGGCAAGCCTGTTAAGCACATGAAACTAAAGATTGTTGATAATGAAGGAAATGAATTAGCTGCCGGAGAGAAAGGTGAAATTATCATTCAAGGCGACAACGTGATGCTCGGCTATTGGAATAATCCGCAGGCAACAGCCGAAACGATAAAAGATGGTTGGTTGTATACGGGAGATATGGGTTATGTTGATACCGATGGCTTCCTGTATGTTCTAGGACGCTTTAAAAGCTTGCTAATTGGAAATGATGGTGAAAAGTTCAGTCCTGAAGGGATCGAAGAAGCATTTGTCGATCAGTCGAAATTCATTGACCAATGCATGCTCTATAATAACCAGAATCCATATACCAGCGGCATGATTGTTCCAAACATTTCAGCTATCAACCTTGAGTTAAAGCAACAAGGAATTAGACCTGGCACAGAAGAAGGGAATAAGACTAGTATTCGAATCATTCAAGATGAACTGAATAAATACCGAACAGGTGGTGAATACGAAGAAATGTTTCCACAACGATGGCTACCTGCGACAGTGGTTATTTTACCGGAGGCCTTTACCGAGCAAAATCATTTATTAAACTCACTGCTAAAAATGGTTCGCGGAAAAATTTACGATTATTTTGCTGACGAATTGGAGTTTCTTTATAAGCCGGAATCTAAAAACATGATTAATGACAAAAATATTGAAGCGGTAAATAAGTGGAATCACTAG
- a CDS encoding aldose epimerase family protein produces MKLTSKSFGNLPNGDQAELFTLSNDNNVEINITNYGAIITSVKTPDKAGNLTNIVCGFDTLEDYLSDEYLGNYPYFGALIGRHGNRIANGKYSIDGVEYSGAVNNGPNHLHGGLEGFDKKLWQAETFETKDEVGVRLSYTSADGEEGYPGILKTTCIYSLNNDNELSIKYEAETDKNTIVNLTNHSYFNFTGGKEDIKNHELKLNANKITESNDLIPTGNIVSVEGTAFDFTSNKKLGKDIDSLPDGYDLNYVLDNEEGKFVFAGRLKEPKSGRQLEVYTTQPGMQVYTGYWIPELTIDGKKKFGKYAGVALETQHYPDAPNHDNFPSTELAPGEKYKEQTVYKFGLTE; encoded by the coding sequence ATGAAATTAACCAGTAAATCATTTGGAAATCTTCCAAACGGAGATCAAGCCGAACTGTTCACATTGAGTAATGACAACAATGTTGAGATCAATATCACCAATTACGGAGCAATAATTACCTCAGTAAAAACGCCGGATAAGGCAGGAAACCTTACAAATATTGTGTGTGGTTTTGATACGCTGGAGGATTATTTAAGTGACGAATATCTGGGTAACTATCCCTATTTTGGAGCCCTCATCGGACGTCATGGAAACCGAATCGCCAATGGAAAATATTCCATTGATGGCGTTGAATACTCTGGAGCAGTTAATAATGGTCCAAATCATTTACATGGCGGATTGGAAGGATTCGACAAAAAGCTATGGCAGGCTGAAACATTTGAGACCAAGGATGAGGTTGGTGTAAGACTTTCTTATACCAGTGCCGATGGCGAAGAAGGTTATCCCGGCATCTTGAAAACCACTTGCATCTACTCGTTGAATAACGACAATGAATTGTCAATAAAATATGAAGCAGAGACTGATAAAAATACGATTGTGAATTTAACCAACCACTCCTATTTCAATTTTACGGGAGGAAAAGAGGATATTAAAAATCATGAGTTGAAGTTAAATGCGAACAAAATAACGGAAAGCAACGATCTGATTCCAACAGGCAATATTGTTTCGGTTGAAGGAACAGCATTTGATTTTACGTCGAACAAAAAACTTGGAAAAGACATTGACAGCCTTCCTGATGGATACGACTTAAATTATGTGTTAGACAATGAAGAAGGTAAGTTTGTATTTGCAGGCCGACTAAAGGAGCCTAAAAGCGGACGTCAGCTGGAAGTGTACACCACCCAACCCGGCATGCAGGTTTATACGGGGTATTGGATACCTGAACTAACAATTGATGGTAAAAAGAAATTTGGGAAATATGCAGGAGTAGCACTGGAAACACAGCACTATCCTGACGCTCCTAACCATGATAATTTCCCATCTACCGAACTTGCTCCTGGCGAAAAATACAAAGAGCAGACAGTTTATAAGTTTGGATTAACCGAATAA
- a CDS encoding GntR family transcriptional regulator yields the protein MKNIQIDDTLSIPKYRQIINSIYQGILNGNLKVGDKIPSLNQICAEFELSRDTVMVAFNELKAKGIINSIPGKGYYINSTEVNVDQRIFLLFDELNAFKEDVYTSFLNSLDTKSNVDIYFHHFNFHVFKDLISEAAGNYTSFVIMPATFDQTSNIISILPKDNVYILDRKKEDLTEYPVIYQDFEEDVYRALENGKDLLEKYQKLVMVFPGGKEPEGRMIGFEKFCKKNKMKYEVVRSLIDRTIEKGEAYFVPSDRNLVKLVKMADANCFKLGEDFGIVSFNDTMLKEVVAGGITTISTDFQLMGKNLAKMISDRSKAQISNPAQLIRRKSL from the coding sequence GTGAAAAATATTCAGATTGACGACACTCTTAGTATTCCCAAATACCGACAAATTATTAATTCTATTTATCAAGGCATTCTAAACGGGAATTTGAAAGTTGGCGATAAAATTCCATCGTTAAATCAAATATGTGCCGAATTTGAGCTGTCACGCGATACCGTGATGGTCGCTTTCAATGAGTTAAAAGCCAAAGGGATTATTAATTCTATTCCAGGTAAAGGCTACTACATCAATAGTACCGAGGTGAATGTTGACCAACGAATTTTCTTGTTGTTTGATGAGTTGAATGCGTTTAAAGAAGATGTTTATACTTCGTTTTTAAATAGTTTGGATACGAAATCAAACGTTGATATTTATTTCCATCATTTTAATTTTCATGTTTTTAAAGATTTGATCTCGGAGGCTGCCGGTAATTATACATCATTTGTGATTATGCCCGCTACTTTCGATCAAACCTCCAATATTATTTCAATTTTGCCCAAGGATAATGTATATATTCTGGATCGTAAAAAGGAAGATTTGACTGAATACCCGGTTATCTATCAGGATTTTGAAGAAGATGTATACCGGGCGTTGGAAAATGGAAAAGACTTACTTGAAAAATATCAAAAGCTCGTAATGGTTTTTCCTGGAGGCAAAGAGCCTGAAGGGAGGATGATTGGATTTGAAAAATTCTGCAAGAAAAACAAAATGAAATATGAAGTCGTTCGAAGTTTGATTGATCGGACGATTGAGAAGGGAGAGGCCTATTTTGTTCCCTCAGACCGGAATTTGGTTAAGCTGGTGAAAATGGCCGATGCCAATTGTTTTAAATTAGGTGAAGATTTCGGTATTGTTTCTTTTAATGATACGATGTTGAAGGAAGTTGTTGCCGGGGGAATTACAACTATATCAACCGATTTTCAGTTAATGGGAAAAAATCTGGCCAAAATGATATCAGATCGATCTAAAGCGCAAATAAGTAATCCTGCACAGCTAATCCGTAGAAAGTCCCTGTAG
- a CDS encoding UDP-glucose--hexose-1-phosphate uridylyltransferase: protein MKKFNSLDHPHKRLNPLTNDWVLVSPHRSKRPWQGQVEKATIDERPKYDPTCYLCAGNERAGGHKNPDYKGTFVFTNDFSALLTDSPKGGVDEGSLFQAKSETGICKVICFSDNHSLTIPEMEVADIRKVVDVWCEQFDELGSTDFINYVQIFENKGSIMGCSNPHPHGQVWSSSTVPVEPDKESVTQKAYFEKNGNTLLGDYLKAELEKKERLLAENDHFVALVPYWAVWPFETMIISRRPVQNILQLTDEEKDGLANIYKQLTVKYDNLFETSFAYSAGLHQAPTDGKDYPEWHLHMHFYPPLLRSATVKKFMVGYEMLAMPQRDITAEQAAQRLRDLSDIHYKKINK, encoded by the coding sequence ATGAAAAAATTTAATAGTCTGGATCACCCGCATAAGCGGTTAAACCCTCTAACAAACGACTGGGTATTGGTTTCGCCCCATCGTTCGAAAAGGCCCTGGCAAGGGCAAGTTGAGAAAGCAACAATTGATGAACGCCCTAAATACGATCCCACTTGCTATTTGTGTGCAGGGAATGAGAGGGCAGGAGGTCATAAGAATCCTGATTACAAAGGAACTTTTGTTTTCACCAACGATTTCAGTGCATTGCTAACTGATTCACCCAAAGGCGGCGTTGACGAAGGCAGCCTTTTTCAGGCAAAAAGCGAAACAGGCATTTGTAAAGTCATTTGTTTTAGTGATAATCATAGTTTGACGATTCCAGAGATGGAAGTAGCGGATATTCGTAAGGTAGTTGATGTTTGGTGTGAGCAGTTTGACGAGCTGGGCAGCACAGATTTTATAAACTATGTGCAGATCTTTGAAAACAAAGGATCTATTATGGGTTGTTCCAATCCTCATCCGCATGGGCAAGTTTGGTCTTCGTCAACTGTTCCGGTTGAGCCGGATAAAGAGTCGGTAACCCAAAAAGCCTATTTCGAGAAAAATGGAAATACACTTTTAGGTGATTATCTGAAAGCTGAATTGGAAAAGAAAGAGCGGCTGTTAGCTGAAAATGATCATTTTGTGGCACTGGTTCCTTATTGGGCCGTTTGGCCGTTTGAAACAATGATCATCAGTCGTCGTCCGGTTCAAAATATTCTTCAATTAACCGATGAAGAAAAAGATGGTTTGGCGAATATTTATAAGCAACTTACTGTGAAGTACGATAATTTATTTGAAACTTCATTTGCGTATTCAGCCGGATTACATCAGGCGCCAACCGACGGCAAAGATTATCCGGAGTGGCACTTGCACATGCATTTTTATCCACCCTTATTGCGTTCGGCCACAGTGAAAAAATTTATGGTGGGCTACGAAATGCTGGCTATGCCACAACGAGATATTACAGCAGAGCAGGCAGCTCAGCGATTACGAGACTTGTCTGATATACATTATAAAAAAATAAATAAATAA
- a CDS encoding galactokinase family protein: MTKINQLIEKIDGGNNPLFQELYGTNKSTLTDQAGRYASLMSEFEKTYGSDDVDLFSSPGRTEIGGNHTDHNYGRVLAGAVNLDMAAVAAKNGSNTIRIKSVGYPEFQVDLSDLSIDESQFYTSSSLVKGICARMKEVGYEIGGFDACIDGRVPKGSGLSSSASFEVLVGAIVNNLFNDGKMGGVENAIIGQWAENNYFGKPCGLMDQTACSVGGLITIDFKDPSKPIVKEVDFDFVSTGFSLVITDVGGGHDDPASQAEYASLPTEMKAVAAELGSEVLREVTLEQIVDKIPEIRKKTGDRAILRAYHFQGDNQRVVDQVAALENNDFEAFLKMVVESGYSSYMYNQNIFDVVHKDDQVVSLGLAMSEMVLKGSGAWRVHGGGFGGTIQAFVPQDKLQEYVKTLEHIYGKGKCHTLFIRSKGSVKLEL, translated from the coding sequence ATGACAAAAATTAATCAATTAATTGAGAAAATAGATGGTGGAAATAATCCATTATTTCAGGAATTATACGGAACTAACAAATCAACGCTAACTGATCAAGCTGGTCGCTATGCGAGCTTGATGAGTGAGTTTGAGAAGACATATGGTTCTGATGATGTTGATCTGTTCAGTTCTCCGGGACGTACCGAAATTGGAGGAAACCACACCGATCATAACTATGGTCGTGTATTGGCAGGTGCAGTCAATTTGGACATGGCAGCTGTTGCAGCTAAAAACGGAAGCAATACCATTCGGATTAAATCAGTTGGATATCCAGAATTTCAGGTTGATCTTTCAGATTTAAGTATTGACGAATCACAGTTTTATACTTCTTCGTCACTGGTAAAAGGTATTTGTGCCCGAATGAAAGAAGTGGGATACGAAATTGGTGGTTTTGATGCTTGCATTGATGGACGCGTACCAAAAGGTTCCGGGCTGAGTTCATCTGCTTCTTTTGAAGTATTGGTGGGAGCTATTGTCAATAACCTGTTTAATGACGGAAAAATGGGCGGTGTCGAAAATGCAATCATCGGACAATGGGCTGAAAATAATTATTTCGGAAAACCTTGTGGTTTGATGGACCAAACAGCTTGCTCGGTTGGTGGCTTAATTACCATCGACTTTAAAGACCCTTCGAAACCAATTGTAAAAGAAGTGGACTTTGATTTTGTTTCTACTGGCTTTTCACTGGTCATTACCGATGTTGGTGGCGGTCATGATGATCCTGCTTCACAAGCTGAATACGCTTCATTACCAACTGAGATGAAAGCTGTTGCCGCTGAACTTGGATCAGAGGTGTTGCGCGAAGTTACATTGGAACAAATCGTAGATAAAATTCCTGAAATTCGTAAAAAAACAGGTGATCGCGCTATTCTTCGAGCTTACCACTTCCAAGGAGATAATCAACGTGTTGTAGATCAGGTTGCCGCGTTGGAAAACAATGATTTCGAAGCATTCCTGAAAATGGTTGTTGAATCGGGCTACAGCTCATACATGTATAATCAAAACATTTTTGATGTTGTTCATAAAGACGATCAAGTGGTGTCCTTAGGTTTGGCAATGAGCGAAATGGTGCTGAAAGGCTCAGGAGCATGGCGCGTTCACGGTGGTGGATTCGGTGGAACTATTCAGGCTTTTGTACCACAAGACAAACTGCAAGAGTACGTTAAAACACTGGAACATATTTATGGCAAAGGAAAATGTCATACCTTGTTCATCCGTTCAAAAGGATCAGTTAAGCTAGAACTATAA
- the gluP gene encoding glucose/galactose MFS transporter produces MSKNKYLFPLIVMSALFFMIGFMTTMNNSMIDFLKEAFRLDALPNGKILKQLPNSFFYGIYALSIPIGFLIHRIGYKKGVLLGVGLLTAGVLMCIPLVAIGYIPFLFGVAVFAFGIVILQVVANPYVNALGSEKTAASRLTLANFLNSVATVIAPVFVSLLIISDTGAMEPTKVQKPFIVLAVIAAVILVLLFFMKLPEIEGEDKDVAMKPKKYKSSAFKYTHVWLGSLAIFFYMGVEIGIPSFFADYTKELGLNLTVVERTDWLKYYWGGLMVGRLAGIFILRKFTARQILSLCAIGGAILVGSSLVLGANASQLALVLFLGTGLFHSIMWPTIYSLALEDLGPHAKVASGVISTSVIGAAVLTPMMGAIQDNLGLVAAVSTMFVYYTYLIFFATKGSKIR; encoded by the coding sequence ATGAGCAAAAACAAGTATTTGTTTCCATTGATAGTCATGTCGGCTTTATTCTTTATGATCGGCTTTATGACTACCATGAACAACTCGATGATTGATTTTCTGAAAGAGGCTTTTAGATTGGATGCGCTTCCAAATGGTAAAATATTGAAGCAATTGCCAAATTCGTTTTTTTACGGAATCTATGCCTTGTCTATTCCCATCGGTTTCCTAATTCACCGGATTGGGTATAAAAAAGGAGTGTTGTTGGGAGTCGGCTTGTTAACTGCCGGGGTTTTAATGTGTATTCCACTAGTCGCAATTGGTTATATCCCATTTCTTTTTGGCGTAGCCGTTTTTGCATTTGGTATCGTTATTTTACAAGTGGTTGCCAATCCTTATGTGAATGCACTCGGATCCGAGAAAACAGCTGCTAGTCGTTTGACATTAGCCAATTTCCTAAATTCGGTTGCAACGGTTATTGCTCCTGTTTTTGTTTCATTGCTGATCATTTCGGATACCGGAGCAATGGAACCTACTAAAGTACAAAAGCCATTTATCGTGTTGGCAGTCATTGCTGCAGTGATCCTAGTGCTTCTTTTCTTTATGAAACTTCCTGAAATAGAAGGTGAAGATAAAGACGTGGCTATGAAGCCAAAAAAATACAAATCGAGTGCATTTAAATATACACATGTTTGGTTAGGATCATTGGCAATTTTCTTTTACATGGGAGTAGAAATTGGCATCCCGAGTTTCTTCGCAGATTATACGAAGGAGTTGGGACTTAACTTGACGGTTGTTGAGCGTACCGATTGGCTGAAATATTATTGGGGAGGCTTAATGGTTGGACGACTTGCCGGTATTTTTATTCTACGGAAATTTACGGCACGTCAAATTCTTTCTCTCTGTGCTATTGGTGGAGCAATTTTAGTTGGTTCCTCACTTGTCCTTGGAGCAAACGCTTCACAATTGGCTCTGGTATTGTTTTTAGGAACCGGATTGTTCCATTCAATTATGTGGCCAACAATTTACAGCCTTGCTTTAGAAGATCTTGGACCTCACGCAAAGGTGGCATCAGGAGTCATCTCAACTTCAGTTATCGGTGCTGCTGTTCTCACACCAATGATGGGAGCAATACAAGATAACCTGGGGTTGGTTGCTGCCGTTAGTACAATGTTTGTTTATTATACCTATCTGATTTTCTTCGCCACAAAAGGTTCGAAAATTAGATAA